From Calothrix sp. PCC 6303, a single genomic window includes:
- a CDS encoding DUF928 domain-containing protein, with protein MPRKSRDRFRFLLVGIALSVALLVGTGWSNPTIATKVAFKLPEDKIVSNSWGNPLQDASVCGLAEPTSGNKSVKAIIPATNIGLTVTPRPSIFVYIPQTKAEKGFFSIQEEESNYYYQTSISLPKQSGVMEVSLPGEVPALEVGKNYKWSLAMICSQYLEPDSPFVTGWIRRVEANKNIPNISESKIALDRASKLAANGVWYDTLASVAKLRQLNPHNRNLEVSWQRLLESAQLNAIAQEPLVY; from the coding sequence ATGCCAAGAAAAAGCCGGGATAGATTTAGATTTCTACTTGTAGGAATAGCCTTATCCGTAGCATTATTGGTGGGTACAGGTTGGTCAAATCCAACTATAGCCACAAAGGTCGCGTTCAAACTACCTGAAGATAAAATTGTTAGTAACTCATGGGGAAATCCCCTACAAGATGCTTCTGTTTGTGGTTTAGCAGAACCCACGAGTGGAAATAAGTCAGTTAAAGCAATTATACCAGCCACAAATATCGGCTTAACGGTTACGCCTCGTCCGAGTATTTTTGTTTATATCCCTCAAACCAAGGCTGAGAAAGGATTTTTCAGTATTCAAGAGGAAGAATCGAATTATTATTATCAAACTAGTATTAGTCTACCAAAGCAATCAGGCGTGATGGAAGTGTCTCTTCCCGGTGAAGTGCCAGCTTTGGAGGTTGGTAAAAATTATAAATGGTCATTAGCAATGATTTGTAGTCAGTACTTAGAACCAGATAGTCCATTTGTGACTGGTTGGATTCGCAGAGTCGAGGCGAACAAAAATATACCCAATATTTCTGAATCCAAAATTGCCTTAGATAGGGCTAGTAAGTTAGCTGCTAATGGTGTTTGGTATGATACTCTCGCAAGTGTGGCGAAATTACGGCAGCTAAACCCACATAATCGAAATTTAGAAGTTTCTTGGCAACGGTTACTTGAGTCTGCACAACTGAATGCGATCGCTCAAGAGCCTTTAGTATACTAA
- a CDS encoding Mo-dependent nitrogenase C-terminal domain-containing protein, translating into MKVFSNTKQKIFFASWVPEHTEEPNSSSISQQQGLSPKQSIGILQPFRQWIEQIEVRDRIIAHRLCQVIPSQCPFERDVNLFGKKLFHIPPMCKLNPFYDEVVGLRFKALCYLADECGEDISQYC; encoded by the coding sequence ATGAAGGTATTTTCCAATACCAAACAAAAGATTTTTTTTGCGAGTTGGGTGCCAGAACACACAGAAGAACCCAACAGTTCCAGTATCTCTCAGCAACAAGGGCTTTCTCCAAAGCAGAGTATTGGTATTTTGCAACCATTCCGACAATGGATTGAGCAGATTGAAGTACGCGATCGCATAATAGCTCATCGCCTATGTCAAGTCATTCCTTCCCAATGTCCCTTTGAAAGAGATGTCAATTTATTTGGTAAGAAATTATTTCACATTCCACCCATGTGTAAACTTAATCCTTTCTACGATGAGGTAGTAGGTTTACGCTTTAAGGCATTGTGCTACCTAGCAGACGAATGTGGTGAAGATATTTCCCAATATTGTTAA
- a CDS encoding sulfite oxidase-like oxidoreductase: MLGKFFQKPGVEDSERVPPGQHLTKGFPVLTYGAAPQVSIDTWEFKVSGLATAKTFTWDDMMALPQHEFTADFHCVTRWSKLDVKWTGIKISDLMKLIEVDPKATHIMEHCYGGYTTNLPLVDFLKEENFLAFKLFNEPLPPEHGGPMRSIIPHLYAWKSAKWINGLEFLEREELGFWERNGYHTRGEPWAEERYS; the protein is encoded by the coding sequence ATGCTAGGAAAATTTTTTCAGAAACCTGGTGTAGAAGATAGTGAAAGAGTCCCCCCAGGTCAACATCTAACTAAAGGTTTCCCTGTTTTAACCTATGGTGCTGCCCCACAAGTTAGTATAGACACCTGGGAATTCAAAGTATCAGGTTTAGCAACAGCCAAAACCTTTACTTGGGATGACATGATGGCATTACCTCAGCATGAATTTACTGCTGATTTCCACTGTGTGACTCGCTGGTCTAAACTTGATGTTAAATGGACAGGGATCAAAATTAGCGACTTGATGAAACTCATCGAAGTCGATCCCAAAGCCACCCATATTATGGAACATTGTTATGGTGGCTATACAACTAATCTCCCCCTAGTTGATTTTCTTAAAGAAGAAAACTTTTTAGCCTTCAAACTATTTAACGAACCATTACCCCCTGAACATGGTGGTCCCATGAGATCCATCATTCCTCACCTGTACGCTTGGAAAAGTGCCAAGTGGATTAATGGTTTGGAGTTTTTGGAGCGCGAAGAACTGGGTTTTTGGGAACGAAATGGTTATCATACCCGTGGGGAACCATGGGCAGAAGAGCGATACAGTTAA
- a CDS encoding caspase family protein: MAKNWAVAIGINQYQHFQPLACAQADAEALWDFLATEGGFSRQQCMLMTDTSAPIGDRPTQPTKENILLLLEDLAAACWRSQDRVWLYFSGYGVNYKGKDYLMPAEGDPEHVEDTGIDMAALMHNLRLSRVKPLILLDINRAFGMQTETFVGQEIIELAQELQIPLIFSCQPEQFSYESSELNHGFFTTALLEGLRSGRGNTLGELEAYLSVRTPELCQYYWRPTQNPVTVMTSNQEVILGNSEMDHDMDAAAIVLSEEIFASAMAAPPLERNSAKNSSNNSPNNNSNNYASNYSQLSNNPEINYNNEYNYTNFRQPQEQKAVASSLTETAGETPPSLPPALPKPQVSNLPPVPNPVTYGSTASKVTKSKPSVGFWHLLMWGVSSTLLVGCLIAFLFRPRSQPQFQVEQTLPVDNNGSVDDTEFNSTQNQSPPIAVQTPSAEVKPKVTSTFPSVAAKPQVSPTLPSVTAKPQISPNPSADTKPQVSPNPAPVVATSATVPQKRSQALSELSKQSLNPNLASDLNSAIASARKIKPGEPRYTQAQENIQVWNHMIFEIAENRAKKRQYNNAIAAANLMEKKQPQYSQVQAAVSQWKQQAKQNLSNQTVVQAAATLIKPGQASSYNRAIEVAKKVPKGEPGYDVAQKAINKWSNQILEIANRRAANGETGDAIRAATLVPEGTKAWESAQKSIKKWNR; encoded by the coding sequence ATGGCAAAAAACTGGGCGGTCGCTATAGGCATTAATCAATATCAGCATTTCCAACCTCTAGCTTGCGCTCAAGCAGATGCTGAGGCGCTATGGGATTTTTTAGCGACTGAGGGTGGTTTTTCACGACAGCAATGTATGTTGATGACTGATACTTCGGCACCCATTGGCGATCGACCAACTCAGCCAACGAAGGAAAATATTCTTCTCCTCCTGGAAGATTTGGCTGCGGCTTGTTGGCGATCGCAAGACCGAGTATGGTTGTATTTCAGCGGTTATGGAGTCAATTACAAAGGTAAAGATTATTTGATGCCAGCAGAGGGCGATCCTGAACATGTGGAAGACACAGGGATTGATATGGCTGCGCTCATGCATAATTTACGGCTTTCGCGGGTCAAACCGTTAATTTTGCTCGATATTAATCGGGCTTTTGGGATGCAAACTGAGACATTTGTCGGGCAAGAAATTATCGAACTTGCTCAGGAGTTGCAAATCCCGTTAATTTTTTCTTGCCAACCAGAACAGTTTTCCTACGAAAGTAGTGAACTCAATCACGGATTTTTTACCACTGCGCTTTTAGAAGGTTTACGCTCTGGTCGCGGCAATACTTTGGGTGAGTTGGAAGCTTATTTAAGCGTTCGTACTCCCGAATTATGTCAATACTATTGGCGACCAACACAGAATCCAGTCACAGTCATGACATCAAATCAGGAGGTAATTTTGGGAAATTCAGAAATGGATCATGATATGGATGCGGCAGCAATTGTGCTTTCGGAGGAGATATTTGCCTCTGCAATGGCTGCTCCACCATTGGAGCGTAATTCTGCAAAGAATTCCAGTAATAATTCTCCAAATAATAATTCTAATAATTATGCTAGCAACTATTCACAATTAAGTAATAACCCTGAGATAAACTATAATAATGAATATAATTATACTAATTTTAGACAGCCGCAGGAACAAAAAGCAGTAGCTAGTTCCTTGACTGAGACTGCGGGAGAAACACCACCTTCGTTACCACCAGCTTTGCCCAAACCCCAAGTTAGTAACTTACCTCCTGTTCCGAATCCGGTTACTTACGGTTCCACCGCATCAAAAGTTACTAAAAGTAAGCCAAGTGTGGGCTTTTGGCACTTACTGATGTGGGGTGTTAGTTCCACATTGTTGGTTGGTTGTTTAATCGCCTTTTTATTCCGTCCGCGATCGCAACCTCAATTTCAGGTTGAACAAACGTTACCTGTAGATAATAACGGCAGTGTTGATGATACTGAGTTTAATTCTACACAAAATCAAAGTCCGCCAATTGCTGTTCAAACCCCTTCAGCGGAAGTTAAACCCAAAGTTACTTCAACTTTCCCATCGGTAGCTGCCAAACCTCAAGTTTCTCCAACTTTGCCATCGGTGACAGCTAAACCTCAAATTTCTCCAAATCCTTCAGCAGATACTAAACCCCAAGTTTCCCCAAATCCGGCACCAGTTGTGGCAACATCTGCAACGGTACCCCAAAAACGCAGTCAAGCACTGAGTGAATTATCCAAACAATCACTAAATCCTAATCTTGCCAGTGATTTGAATTCAGCGATCGCATCCGCACGCAAAATTAAGCCTGGTGAACCACGTTACACCCAAGCACAGGAAAATATCCAAGTTTGGAATCACATGATTTTTGAAATTGCCGAAAATCGTGCCAAGAAGCGTCAATATAATAACGCGATCGCGGCTGCAAACTTAATGGAAAAAAAACAGCCCCAATATTCCCAAGTTCAAGCAGCAGTCAGTCAATGGAAGCAACAAGCAAAACAAAATCTCAGTAATCAAACTGTGGTTCAAGCTGCCGCTACTTTAATTAAACCAGGACAAGCATCAAGCTATAACCGAGCAATCGAAGTTGCTAAAAAGGTTCCCAAAGGTGAACCAGGTTATGATGTCGCTCAAAAAGCCATAAATAAATGGAGTAACCAAATTTTAGAAATTGCCAATCGTCGCGCTGCAAATGGTGAAACTGGAGATGCAATTCGAGCCGCAACACTGGTTCCAGAAGGTACTAAAGCTTGGGAGTCGGCACAAAAATCGATTAAAAAATGGAACAGGTAA
- a CDS encoding pentapeptide repeat-containing protein has product MKLLATPKQIFPRLFLILSILTPLLEAIPVNAEKPEHVKQLIDTNKCPRCDLSGADLSRKNLKRADLYNANLQRSDLRNTDLSDAKLNSADLSRADFYQANLRNTDFSGANLNSANFRNADLRNANFSNADLANADFSGLDLYGVNFSNAKMRGTRLDRVNLSGVNLSGADLSGIDLRNVNLRGINLTRINLSHANLIGFDFRGTDLRNANLSYADLRNSDLSNAKLESADLRNANLSGVNFRNADLIGVNLDGASLQNADLRGANLNFTSLPSGIVAEAEDYTRWGDYQLNRKSYRNAIAYYDKAIENSNRYTDAYAKRGLVKTYLDDYQGALADYNKALEINPNSAITYNYRAITRTRQQDYPNALTDFDKAISLNSNYAEAYSGKANIFNLQTQYQAAITQASTAIGINSKLASAYNIRGFAQAGLKNYSAAVKDYNLAIDNSEGFTEAFFNRGVSRIAIGEYKDATRDFDRVIDLDNNYIDGYYQRGLSRFKRNKFEDAIKDCDRAIQRNSQHAEAYEIKGNSLLKLKKNTEAKLTFNQAIQIYTQRNDSESVKRIQSIISGL; this is encoded by the coding sequence ATGAAATTACTGGCTACCCCAAAACAAATATTTCCCAGATTATTTTTGATTCTCAGTATTTTGACTCCCTTATTGGAAGCAATTCCTGTAAATGCAGAAAAACCGGAACATGTGAAACAGTTAATTGATACCAATAAATGTCCCAGATGTGATTTAAGTGGTGCCGATTTGAGTCGGAAAAATTTAAAACGGGCAGATTTATATAATGCTAACTTGCAACGTTCCGATTTGAGGAATACAGATTTGTCGGATGCAAAGTTAAATAGTGCTGATTTGAGTCGCGCTGATTTCTATCAAGCTAATTTACGAAATACAGATTTCAGCGGTGCTAACTTAAATAGTGCTAACTTTCGGAATGCTGATTTAAGAAATGCCAATTTTAGCAATGCTGATTTGGCTAATGCTGATTTTAGCGGATTAGATTTGTATGGAGTCAATTTCAGTAATGCCAAAATGCGCGGTACTCGACTTGATAGAGTTAACTTGAGTGGAGTAAATCTCAGTGGTGCTGATTTGAGTGGTATTGATTTGCGAAATGTCAACCTCAGAGGTATAAACTTAACTAGAATTAACTTAAGTCATGCCAATTTAATTGGCTTTGATTTCCGGGGTACAGACTTAAGAAACGCTAATTTAAGTTATGCTGATTTACGAAATAGCGATTTAAGTAACGCTAAATTGGAAAGCGCTGATTTGCGAAATGCTAACTTGAGTGGTGTAAATTTCCGAAATGCGGACTTAATCGGAGTGAACTTGGATGGTGCAAGTTTGCAGAATGCCGATTTACGGGGTGCAAACCTGAATTTTACCTCATTACCCAGCGGGATTGTAGCCGAAGCTGAAGATTATACTCGGTGGGGAGATTATCAGTTAAATAGGAAGAGTTACCGGAATGCGATCGCATACTATGATAAAGCCATAGAAAATAGTAACAGATACACAGACGCTTATGCCAAGCGGGGATTAGTAAAAACCTACCTGGATGATTACCAAGGTGCTTTAGCTGACTACAACAAAGCTTTGGAAATTAACCCTAATTCTGCTATCACTTATAACTATCGCGCAATTACCCGCACTAGACAACAAGATTATCCAAATGCTTTAACTGACTTTGACAAAGCAATTAGTCTAAATTCTAATTATGCCGAAGCTTATAGCGGCAAAGCCAATATTTTTAACTTACAAACACAATATCAAGCAGCAATTACCCAAGCATCTACAGCAATTGGGATTAATTCTAAGTTAGCATCTGCTTACAATATCAGAGGTTTTGCTCAAGCTGGATTAAAAAACTATTCAGCAGCAGTGAAAGATTACAATTTAGCTATTGATAATTCTGAAGGCTTTACAGAAGCATTTTTTAATCGCGGTGTTTCTCGAATTGCTATAGGGGAATATAAAGATGCTACCAGAGATTTCGACCGAGTTATTGATTTAGATAATAATTATATTGATGGATACTATCAACGTGGTTTAAGTAGATTTAAACGCAATAAGTTTGAAGATGCCATCAAAGATTGTGATCGAGCAATTCAACGCAATTCTCAACATGCTGAAGCTTATGAAATCAAGGGTAACTCATTACTGAAACTCAAGAAAAATACCGAAGCTAAACTAACTTTTAACCAAGCAATCCAGATTTATACCCAACGTAACGATAGCGAAAGCGTTAAACGCATTCAATCAATCATTTCAGGTTTGTAA
- the rpmF gene encoding 50S ribosomal protein L32, translating into MAVPKKKTSKSKRDSRRATWRHKAQVQAQKAMALGKSILSGRSNFVYPTAEEDEEEE; encoded by the coding sequence ATGGCTGTTCCAAAGAAGAAAACCTCAAAATCTAAACGTGACTCCCGTCGGGCTACCTGGAGACATAAAGCTCAAGTGCAAGCACAGAAAGCAATGGCATTAGGTAAGTCAATTTTAAGTGGACGTTCCAACTTCGTTTATCCAACTGCTGAAGAAGACGAAGAAGAAGAGTAA
- a CDS encoding cobyrinate a,c-diamide synthase yields the protein MVFVIAGERSGVGKTTVTLALLASLCRQGKRVQSFKVGPDYIDPMFHQYVTGLPCRNLDPVLTSESYIQECFAQHFQKADCAVVEGVMGLFDGINLNIGDTSQNIPNYFGSTAHIARLLNLPVILVMDCSRLSGSAAAIALGYSTLDPRINIAGLVLNRVGSSRHLELLKTSLEPLNLPILGVLQRENDITIPDRHLGLIPTDELPELDAVISKLADLGDSCFNWELLKEGRRQEAEGRSQQNTSISPNSDQNLPSKTRIAVARDRAFNFYYQDNLDLLQKLGAELVFWSPLNNQDLPPNIQGMYFGGGFPEMFAEELSKNTSVLTAIKSAILSGMPTIAECGGLMYLCDKVIDFTDTAYPMVGVLPTTAIMDQRLTLGYRQATTLGNSFLFDAETTVYGHEFHRSRLISHPEPALFHTSRVDTEEFTGNEGYNLLPNLHASYIHLHWGATPQIPQVFMESCLNWH from the coding sequence ATGGTTTTTGTAATTGCTGGAGAACGCAGTGGTGTAGGTAAAACAACGGTTACACTTGCTTTACTTGCTTCTTTATGTCGTCAAGGTAAACGAGTCCAATCCTTTAAAGTTGGTCCCGACTATATTGATCCGATGTTTCATCAATATGTCACGGGTTTACCTTGCCGAAATTTAGATCCAGTTTTAACTTCCGAAAGCTATATCCAAGAGTGTTTTGCTCAACACTTCCAAAAGGCTGATTGCGCTGTCGTGGAAGGAGTAATGGGGTTATTTGATGGAATTAACTTAAATATTGGGGACACATCCCAAAATATTCCTAATTATTTTGGCAGTACGGCACATATTGCCAGGTTATTAAACTTACCTGTAATTTTGGTGATGGATTGCAGTCGCTTATCTGGATCAGCAGCAGCGATCGCACTCGGCTATTCTACCTTAGATCCACGTATCAACATCGCGGGATTAGTTCTAAATCGGGTGGGAAGTTCTCGTCATCTAGAATTATTAAAAACTTCACTAGAACCTCTAAATCTACCAATATTGGGCGTTTTGCAACGAGAAAACGATATCACTATCCCTGATAGACACCTAGGTTTAATTCCCACCGATGAGTTACCAGAATTGGATGCTGTGATTTCCAAACTTGCAGATTTGGGTGATAGTTGCTTCAATTGGGAATTGCTGAAAGAAGGCAGGAGGCAGGAGGCAGAAGGCAGAAGTCAACAGAACACAAGTATATCGCCAAATTCAGATCAAAATTTACCATCAAAAACTCGAATTGCCGTTGCACGCGATCGCGCTTTTAATTTTTACTATCAAGATAATCTCGATTTACTCCAAAAACTCGGTGCTGAGTTAGTTTTCTGGAGTCCTTTAAATAACCAAGATTTACCCCCAAATATCCAAGGAATGTATTTTGGTGGTGGTTTCCCGGAAATGTTTGCAGAGGAACTATCAAAAAACACTAGTGTACTCACTGCTATCAAATCAGCAATTCTCTCAGGAATGCCAACTATAGCCGAATGTGGTGGCTTAATGTACCTTTGCGACAAAGTAATTGATTTTACAGATACAGCATACCCAATGGTGGGAGTTCTCCCCACAACCGCAATTATGGATCAGCGTTTAACATTAGGTTATCGTCAAGCAACAACTTTAGGAAATAGCTTTTTATTCGACGCAGAAACCACAGTTTACGGACATGAATTTCATCGTTCCCGATTAATTTCCCATCCTGAACCAGCATTATTTCATACTTCCCGCGTTGACACTGAAGAATTTACCGGTAATGAAGGGTACAACTTACTTCCCAATCTTCACGCATCCTATATCCATCTACATTGGGGTGCAACACCACAAATTCCTCAGGTATTTATGGAATCATGCCTTAATTGGCATTGA